A genomic region of Fusarium oxysporum Fo47 chromosome VI, complete sequence contains the following coding sequences:
- a CDS encoding uncharacterized protein (expressed protein) — MSDDPEKEEAYCNKMGFLGAKWYSNPWQEILDETAEKDLDSPRLFAGVPADGGVWVIYTTFSRSRREGLGRIGNALAMEERCDKIKEFGSTFYEDPKDCPHLDLDGSRDGEGDQLEDTFACGED; from the coding sequence ATGTCAGATGATCCTGAAAAGGAAGAAGCATACTGCAACAAAATGGGATTCTTGGGAGCCAAATGGTATAGTAATCCTTGGCAGGAAATTCTTGACGAGACAGCGGAGAAAGATCTTGACTCACCCCGCCTATTCGCGGGCGTCCCAGCTGATGGTGGTGTCTGGGTCATATACACAACATTTTCACGGTCCCGAAGGGAAGGCCTTGGAAGAATCGGCAATGCATTGGCGATGGAAGAGCGCTgtgacaagatcaaagaaTTTGGTAGCACCTTTTATGAAGATCCCAAAGACTGTCCCCACCTTGACCTCGATGGCTCCAGAGATGGGGAAGGGGACCAGCTTGAAGATACTTTTGCATGTGGAGAGGATTGA
- a CDS encoding dienelactone hydrolase family-domain-containing protein gives MRFFQPIAVFLSLLTSIAPSGVMAAEESAANQHQKGETVKYQGLNLYVSKPGRFNLGHKKPGKRTGVLFLTDVYGIQLKENRELVDNFSKEGFVVAAPDLFQGNPARETPDFNITEFLAKHPPSVTDPIVAKAINYLRNELKVNSIAATGYCYGGRYVFRSLGQNGKVDVGFTAHPSLLATEEIEAVRKPVSIAGAAEDQIFPQPRQAETEAILTKIGKPFTSVLYSGTTHGFAVRANASNPQQVFAKDEAFYQAVRFFNAWD, from the exons ATGAGGTTCTTCCAGCCCATTGCCGTCTTTCTGTCTCTCCTCACCTCTATTGCCCCGAGCGGGGTGATGGCTGCCGAAGAATCGGCAGCGAATCAACATCAGAAGGGCGAAACTGTGAAATACCAAGGAT TGAATCTCTATGTATCTAAGCCCGGAAGGTTTAACCTTGGCCATAAGAAGCCTGGAAAAAGAACTggtgttctttttcttacCGATGTCTATGGCATCCAGCTGAAGGAGAATAGAGA GCTGGTCGACAACTTCTCCAAAGAAGGCTTCGTCGTTGCTGCGCCAGATCTTTTTCAGGGTAACCCAGCAAGGGAAACTCCCGACTTCAACATCACCGAGTTCCTTGCCAAGCACCCCCCAAGTGTCACTGACCCAATTGTTGCAAAAGCAATCAACTACCTACGTAATGAGCTCAAAGTGAACTCCATCGCTGCAACAGGCTATTGCTACGGTGGACGTTACGTCTTTCGCTCACTTGGTCAGAACGGCAAAGTTGATGTTGGCTTCACTGCTCATCCCAGTCTCTTAGCTactgaggagattgaggctgTCAGAAAGCCCGTGTCCATCGCTGGCGCTG CCGAGGATCAAATTTTCCCCCAGCCCAGGCAAGCAGAGACTGAAGCTATCCTCACCAAGATAGGCAAGCCTTTCACCTCGGTTCTGTACAGTGGTACTACTCATGGTTTTGCTGTTCGTGCAAATGCATCGAACCCGCAGCAAGTCTTTGCTAAAGACGAAGCGTTCTATCAAGCTGTTCGTTTCTTTAATGCATGGGACTAG
- a CDS encoding P-loop containing nucleoside triphosphate hydrolase protein: protein MDADNEKKILVEDSATTTQKDEPEKQAELGDLWRVFRFADRLDWILNFTSLICSIASGATLPLMTIVFGQFTGRFSDYASGKLDPEGFQDEVNTFVLWFVYLFVGKFVLSYLATLTVTVSGIRTTRVLRQRFLEHLLRTEIWYFDTANVGSPATQMTTNVTRINQGIAEKLSLLIQGLAMFVSSFVVAIAVQWKLALITLTVVPLFFFIIGVGMTLDAPIEAKVQGSYSQANVFAQEVMASIRTVHAFWAQGRMTVRYDDYLKEAHVHGKKKSFMYGVMSSSTYFCMYAGNALAFWQGFRMYQSGEIDSVGTVFTVVLSVLLASSSIGLLYPQVPALANGAAAASELFKIFDKSSLLDPLGNEGKVPEKCHGHLEAENVSFSYPSRPDTNVLNNISLNIPAGKTTAIVGASGSGKSTIIGLLERWYLPTSGRFLLDGMDVSMLNVKWLRSQMALVQQEPVLFRGTVFENVAKGFTEAQKVLSLDEQRKMVQEACEASYAHEFIQKLEQGYDTYLGERGGTLSGGQKQRVAIARSVVSNPRILLLDEATSALDPNAERIVQKALSRVSQERTTVVIAHRLSTIKDADNIVVVSAGQVVEQGTHEELLTLNAHYARLIRAQNLAVSANQVHKNLSAKQNMVEVETDEEVARVMTAQTEKSMVLKRGDDKPKDRSILTSIFLILKEQKALLPHIIVAALACSIAAATWPGQAVLFSRLITAFSSSQPSASDANFYALMFFVIALGNLVAYFTIGYISNHVAQSISHQYRLELFSRMVIMDIDFFDRTENSSGALASTLSSVPTSLTELLGLNIYVILVMIVNITASSILALAYGWKLALVMVFAGLPLLMGSGYFKIRLESRLHESNEARFRESASLASEAVSALRTVASLTAESDFIEAYSETLSSIVAQSVKSLSISMVAYAFSQSIEFLVMALGFWYGSRLISSGEYTSEQFFLIFMGVLFAGQAGAQLFANLGSLTRAKGAANYLFNLREEQPVIQETNENKDRGPDLDQPISVDNVHFKYKSRSTKVLHGLSMDINPSQFVAVCGPSGCGKSTLVSLLERYYDPVSGKICVGEQDVKDVSPRLYRNEMSMVQQEPVLYEGTVRENILMGLDGEIDDTSDERLNEAARQANILDFVSSLPEGFNTPCGARGTAFSGGQRQRIAIARALIRKPKLLLLDEATSALDTHSEQLVQEALEQTRKESGCSVIAVAHRLSTIRNADVIFVLVGGKVVEVGTHEELQAKGGVYADMCQAQSLDREA, encoded by the exons ATGGACGCcgacaacgagaagaagatccttGTTGAGGACTCAGCTACAACAACACAAAAGGATGAGCCTGAAAAGCAGGCTGAACTTGGAGATCTTTGG CGCGTCTTTCGATTCGCCGACCGCCTCGACTGGATCCTCAACTTCACATCCCTTATCTGCTCCATTGCTTCCGGAGCAACACTCCCCTTGATGACTATTGTTTTTGGACAATTCACTGGCCGATTTAGCGACTATGCGAGCGGCAAGCTTGATCCTGAAGGCTTTCAGGATGAGGTCAACACATTCGTCCTATGGTTTGTCTATCTCTTTGTGGGCAAATTTGTCCTCAGCTATCTGGCCACTTTGACTGTTACCGTTTCCGGAATCCGAACAACACGAGTACTGCGACAACGTTTCTTGGAACATCTTCTTCGAACCGAGATTTGGTACTTTGATACGGCTAATGTTGGATCGCCCGCGACCCAGATGACTACCAATGTTACTCGTATCAACCAGGGCATTGCCGAGAAACTGTCACTTCTTATCCAAGGACTGGCCATGTTTGTCTCATCCTTTGTCGTCGCGATAGCAGTTCAGTGGAAGCTGGCACTCATCACTTTGACTGTCGTgcctctcttctttttcatcatTGGCGTTGGAATGACCCTTGATGCGCCCATCGAAGCAAAGGTTCAGGGTAGTTACTCCCAAGCCAATGTCTTCGCCCAAGAGGTCATGGCTTCCATCCGAACGGTCCATGCCTTCTGGGCACAGGGCAGAATGACAGTGCGATATGACGACTATCTCAAAGAGGCTCACGTccatggaaagaagaagtctttCATGTACGGTGTCATGAGCTCATCAACTTACTTCTGCATGTACGCTGGAAATGCTTTGGCCTTCTGGCAGGGTTTCCGTATGTATCAGAGTGGTGAGATCGACTCTGTTGGTACTGTATTCAC TGTTGTATTATCTGTCTTGCTTGCCTCATCATCGATCGGTCTTCTCTATCCACAGGTCCCGGCTCTGGCCAACGGCGCGGCAGCCGCTTCcgagctcttcaagatcttTGACAAATCTTCCTTACTGGATCCTCTCGGTAATGAAGGCAAAGTCCCTGAAAAGTGCCACGGCCatctcgaggctgagaacGTTTCCTTTTCATACCCCTCTCGACCCGACACAAACGTACTCAACAACATCAGTCTGAACATCCCAGCTGGCAAAACTACCGCCATTGTCGGGGCTAGTGGCTCTGGAAAGAGTACTATAATTGGTTTGTTGGAGAGATGGTACCTACCAACCTCTGGCcgcttccttcttgatggcatGGATGTATCCATGCTAAATGTCAAGTGGCTTAGGTCTCAGATGGCTCTTGTTCAACAG GAACCGGTTCTGTTCAGGGGGACGGTGTTTGAGAATGTGGCCAAGGGCTTCACAGAGGCACAGAAGGTCCTAAGTCTTGATGAACAGAGGAAGATGGTGCAGGAAGCCTGCGAAGCCAGCTATGCTCATGAGTTCATTCAAAAGCTTGAACAG GGCTATGATACATATCTCGGCGAGCGAGGCGGTACGCTTAGCGGTGGCCAAAAGCAACGAGTTGCCATTGCACGCAGCGTTGTCTCTAATCCCAggatccttctccttgacgaAGCAACAAGTGCCCTCGATCCCAATGCCGAGCGAATCGTTCAAAAGGCCTTATCGCGAGTTTCTCAAGAGAGAACCACGGTAGTCATCGCGCATCGCCTATCAACTATCAAGGACGCTGACAACATCGTCGTTGTTTCAGCTGGCCAGGTTGTTGAGCAGGGTACTCACGAGGAACTTCTTACACTCAATGCTCACTATGCCAGACTCATTCGTGCACAGAACCTTGCAGTTTCCGCGAATCAAGTTCACAAAAACTTGAGTGCGAAGCAGAATATGGTCGAAGTCGAGACAGACGAGGAGGTGGCGCGCGTCATGACAGCACAAACCGAGAAGTCCATGGTGCTCAAGCGTGGAGATGACAAGCCAAAGGACCGCTCTATTCTGACgagcatcttcctcatcctcaaggAACAAAAGGCCCTCCTCCCTCACATCATTGTCGCAGCGCTCGCCTGCAGCATCGCCGCAGCTACCTGGCCGGGCCAAGCTGTCCTATTCTCCCGACTCATCACAGCCTTCTCTTCCAGTCAGCCCTCCGCCTCAGATGCCAACTTCTATGCCCTTATGTTCTTCGTCATTGCGCTTGGTAATCTAGTTGCGTACTTCACCATCGGATACATCTCCAACCACGTGGCTCAATCCATCTCTCATCAGTACCGCCTTGAGTTGTTCAGTCGCATGGTTATCATGGACATTGACTTCTTTGATCGAACTGAGAACTCATCCGGTGCATTGGCTTCAACATTGTCCTCGGTCCCCACGAGTTTGAcagagcttcttggactGAACATCTATGTTATTCTCGTCATGATTGTCAACATAACTGCTAGCTCTATTCTTGCACTGGCGTATGGTTGGAAACTGGCTCTTGTCATGGTGTTTGCAGGATTGCCTCTTCTCATGGGTTCTGGTTACTTCAAGATCCGCCTTGAGTCTAGGCTTCATGAAAGCAATGAGGCAAGATTCCGAGAAAGTGCCAGTCTTGCTAGCGAGGCTGTTTCCGCTTTGAGGACCGTTGCCTCTTTGACCGCCGAGTCGGACTTTATTGAGGCATACTCTGAGACTCTGTCAAGCATCGTCGCCCAATCAGTCAAGTCTCTCTCGATCTCGATGGTTGCATACGCCTTCTCACAATCCATCGAGTTTCTGGTTATGGCACTCGGATTCTGGTACGGCTCACGACTCATCTCCTCTGGCGAGTACACATCAGAACAGTTCTTCCTCATTTTCATGGGTGTTTTGTTTGCGGGCCAAGCTGGTGCCCAGTTATTTGCCAACTTGGGTAGTCTCACAAGAGCAAAGGGTGCGGCAAACTATCTCTTTAACCTGCGGGAGGAGCAACCAGTCATTCAAGAGACCAATGAGAACAAAGACCGAGGTCCGGATCTTGACCAGCCCATCAGTGTTGATAACGTGCACTTCAAGTACAAGAGTCGCAGTACCAAAGTTCTTCATGGACTTTCAATGGAT ATCAATCCATCTCAGTTTGTTGCTGTTTGCGGTCCCAGTGGCTGCGGTAAATCAACCCTGGTATCTCTACTTGAGCGATACTACGATCCTGTATCTGGCAAGATCTGCGTTGGTGAGCAAGACGTCAAGGATGTTTCGCCTCGCCTCTACCGCAACGAGATGTCCATGGTTCAGCAGGAGCCTGTCCTCTACGAAGGAACTGTACGAGAGAACATCTTGATGGGTCTTGATGGTGAAATTGACGATACATCTGACGAGCGACTCAACGAGGCTGCTCGACAAGCCAATATCCTCGACTTTGTCTCTTCCCTTCCAGAGGGATTCAACACTCCATGCGGTGCACGAGGCACAGCATTCTCAGGCGGCCAACGTCAACGAATCGCCATTGCTCGTGCTCTTATCCGCAAACCgaagctgctgcttctcgaTGAGGCAACTTCGGCGCTTGATACACACTCGGAGCAACTCGTCCAGGAGGCACTGGAACAGACGAGAAAGGAAAGCGGATGCAGTGTGATTGCGGTTGCTCATCGACTTTCGACTATTCGAAATGCTGATGTCATCTTTGTGCTTGTTGGTGGAaaggttgttgaggttggaaCGCATGAGGAACTTCAGGCTAAGGGAGGCGTGTACGCGGATATGTGTCAGGCTCAGTCACTAGATAGAGAGGCCTAG
- a CDS encoding pyruvate kinase-like protein encodes MSLTTESSVVGLAPLPPADTLLSLRTGKIRPLGGVNIRTAINKRARQGKWEVTPVGLVGDEQQFIHHGGHEKALHQYCAAHYDVWNTELPGREDLFRIGGFGENLSAMNMSETNVCIGDIFRIGRDVIIQVSGPRQPCYKLNHRFQHKKISAMTQSSGRTGWYYRVLETGFIEQGDAMELVERINPTWSLSRVQKYLYHEKDNIEIFQELVSLPALSEEMVGIFQDRLDHGTEDMSGRLEGDGVPVVWRPYKLASKTELTPRIKSFILESQEQNEDSEFGQFPFVRVQFGPDGNMSRAYSVVSGTTSRFELGIARDDNSRGGSIYLHDNLNVGDTIKVAPGHNATGTQKEKMETLASKHIFIIGGIGVTAFLGEIEKLSREPVEVEVHYAVRSRNDAAYLSRLPIDKTTIYAKDQGQRLILSQIIPEPTVDKGRRPIVYCCGPTSLMNACRNLTTDSGYPKANVHFEEFGDATTGTGDPFEVEIKSTGQTVQVPREKSLLQVLSDAGFEIESSCLVGNCGTCMVDYYKGDVDHKGVALDEEQKKGYMLSCVSRGKGKIVI; translated from the coding sequence ATGTCTCTCACCACTGAAAGCTCCGTTGTAGGTCTAGCCCCTCTCCCTCCCGCAGATACCCTTCTCAGCTTGCGAACAGGCAAAATCCGCCCGCTCGGCGGTGTAAACATCCGCACCGCTATTAACAAACGAGCGCGGCAAGGAAAATGGGAAGTAACCCCTGTTGGGCTCGTCGGCGATGAGCAGCAGTTCATTCATCATGGTGGTCATGAAAAGGCTCTTCATCAGTACTGTGCCGCTCACTACGATGTCTGGAACACTGAGCTGCCTGGTCGAGAGGATCTCTTCAGAATCGGTGGCTTTGGAGAGAATCTATCTGCAATGAACATGTCTGAGACGAACGTCTGTATTGGAGACATATTTCGTATAGGGCGGGATGTGATCATCCAGGTTTCTGGACCGAGACAGCCGTGCTATAAGCTCAATCATCGCTTTCAGCACAAGAAGATCTCGGCGATGACGCAGTCAAGTGGCCGAACAGGATGGTACTACCGTGTTCTTGAAACTGGGTTTATCGAGCAAGGCGATGCTATGGAGCTCGTTGAACGTATTAACCCAACATGGTCCCTCTCACGAGTTCAGAAGTACCTTTACCATGAAAAGGACAACATTGAAATTTTTCAAGAACTGGTATCACTCCCTGCCCTGTCTGAAGAGATGGTAGGGATATTTCAGGACCGACTCGATCACGGTACTGAGGATATGAGTGGTCGCCTTGAAGGTGATGGAGTCCCTGTCGTCTGGAGACCTTACAAGCTGGCCAGCAAAACGGAACTGACTCCGAGGATCAAATCTTTCATCCTCGAATCTCAGGAACAAAACGAGGACTCGGAGTTTGGTCAATTTCCCTTTGTGCGAGTCCAGTTTGGCCCAGATGGAAACATGTCTCGCGCCTACTCTGTTGTATCCGGAACCACGAGTCGATTTGAACTTGGTATCGCTCGGGATGATAATTCGAGAGGTGGATCCATCTATCTCCATGATAACCTGAATGTTGGAGATACAATCAAAGTCGCCCCAGGACACAATGCTACTGGAACACAGAAGGAAAAGATGGAAACCTTGGCGTCCAAGCATATCTTCATCATAGGTGGTATCGGAGTTACAGCCTTTCTTGGAGAGATCGAAAAGCTATCTCGGGAGCcggttgaagttgaggttCATTATGCTGTGCGGAGCCGCAACGATGCGGCCTACTTGAGTCGTCTACCAATTGACAAAACGACCATTTATGCAAAAGACCAAGGCCAACGACTCATTCTCAGCCAAATAATCCCTGAGCCTACGGTTGATAAGGGTCGCAGACCTATTGTTTATTGCTGCGGCCCAACATCCCTCATGAACGCTTGCCGTAACCTGACTACCGACAGTGGATATCCAAAGGCCAACGTCCACTTCGAAGAGTTTGGCGACGCCACGACAGGAACTGGGGATCCATTCGAGGTAGAAATCAAATCAACTGGTCAAACAGTTCAGGTACCTCGAGAGAAGTCCCTTCTTCAGGTTCTTTCCGATGCTGGGTTTGAGATAGAGTCGTCATGTCTGGTAGGGAACTGTGGTACATGCATGGTGGACTATTACAAAGGAGACGTTGATCATAAGGGCGTGGCTCTAGAtgaggagcagaagaaggggTATATGCTGAGTTGCGTTAGTCGTGGGAAGGGGAAGATTGTTATTTGA
- a CDS encoding heterokaryon incompatibility protein-domain-containing protein, whose translation MEWHDPDCRRMDPIPFDNDLWTCQACGTVGPLRFFADSIGECAIPEPASYDDTHKESIKRLSWPECVEYSQESFSQDIEKALCLVKANYPKVATGVTYRVGEVSDAYGREILPVIYPKLTERSHIRLLELLPAPREKALEGRFQVVDVEQMPAYEALSYTWADDNNDASLCQRIFIGLGNRALPITRNCHQALSRLRRKTRSLLIWVDAVCINQSDLGERSEQVAMMGTIFSQATEVHGYVGEDPDNVEGGEVGAITLLKDELRSSKLASRQFKDNAEEALGRLLRRPFFSRLWVVQEVLLARSITIHCGDSTTPISRDVFIKAKLHNAEVPWWLTKIGWVGAQSKGDMLELLSATALCKMSDMRDKIFGLLGLTDGNEVDVLKANYKLMVREVYIGTALYLIQQRNWHNVIELAESMTNLKLRSKYGIPSWVPMWDLQETAYNSVDLSERLGEIELGWKVRWHRDHILSSLTGNPPSQQFRTIPFLTNHETAGNSSPTQNFKAVDAETGCLITAGYEIAVLYYASFMSGDENGTVDGQFRETNYHMLNNSVFLATSGPMSKFRVQPERMLGLSDLLSLVKISGCRMPFLANKHVRDGDSATYELLYPCASAIIYPMGKDHLYSNHPDFDRICTLEVSYPLTLEIIKFLYHWRRMVKLRSQSSDTNEDESSSLKDEETHAWNFFVRHSVLTGTQVSGFSGERQEWRLELEASPGWKTNRQSVPVDNLVSEFAELMNFWNSEAFDAVEKLVKELDITKTTREIQHWHRTLGRFSTTFCGRGWKGDADAQRSLAEAKLRTLKKAHEFLFNTFSQLFPTGAKKETMFLMPMNFDEISQLSEEWLGGYQNEKEAVAIMEQRWMNCTSLFSVLAESAELRGEARRVLEGRREMSRMFGIGRESERIVVE comes from the exons ATGGAATGGCATGACCCCGATTGTCGTCGAATGGACCCTATTCCATTTGACAATGACCTTTGGACGTGCCAAGCCTGCGGGACAGTTGGTCCTCTCAGGTTCTTCGCTGACTCGATTGGCGAATGTGCAATCCCAGAGCCTGCGAGTTACGACGACACGCACAAAGAGTCCATAAAGCGCTTGTCATGGCCAGAATGTGTCGAATACTCTCAAGAATCATTCAGTCAAGATATCGAAAAGGCTTTGTGCCTCGTCAAAGCCAATTACCCAAAAGTGGCCACGGGAGTTACTTATCGAGTGGGAGAAGTGAGCGATGCTTACGGGCGGGAG ATACTCCCTGTCATTTATCCCAAGTTGACAGAGCGCTCCCATATTCGGCTTCTGGAGCTCTTACCGGCGCCTCGAGAAAAGGCCCTTGAAGGCCGATTTCAGGTAGTCGACGTGGAGCAAATGCCAGCCTATGAAGCTTTATCGTATACATGGGCAGATGACAACAATGATGCTTCCCTCTGTCAGCGCATTTTTATCGGCCTTGGTAACAGAGCTCTGCCAATCACGCGTAATTGTCATCAAGCACTGAGCCGTCTACGCCGCAAGACAAGGTCTTTGCTGATATGGGTGGATGCCGTTTGTATCAATCAATCTGACCTTGGTGAAAGGTCTGAACAGGTTGCCATGATGGGTACCATATTCTCGCAGGCAACGGAAGTACACGGATACGTGGGTGAAGACCCTGATAACGTCGAAGGTGGAGAGGTTGGGGCAATAACCCTTCTCAAAGATGAGCTCAGGTCTTCCAAACTGGCCTCGAGACAGTTTAAAGACAACGCCGAGGAGGCCCTTGGAAGACTCTTAAGAAGACCGTTCTTTTCTCGCTTATGGGTGGTACAAGAAGTCCTACTCGCCCGATCCATCACCATTCACTGCGGCGATTCAACAACGCCAATTTCTAGGGACGTGTTTATTAAAGCAAAGTTACACAACGCTGAAGTCCCTTGGTGGCTGACAAAAATCGGCTGGGTTGGAGCACAATCAAAGGGCGATATGCTGGAGCTCCTGTCTGCAACCGCTCTTTGCAAGATGAGCGATATGCGAGATAAGATATTCGGCCTACTTGGGTTGACTGATGGCAATGAAGTCGATGTACTGAAGGCAAATTACAAGCTGATGGTACGAGAAGTATACATTGGGACTGCCCTATACCTCATCCAGCAAAGAAATTGGCACAACGTCATTGAACTTGCTGAGTCTATGACAAACCTCAAACTTCGTTCCAAGTACGGCATCCCTAGTTGGGTTCCCATGTGGGACCTACAAGAGACTGCCTACAACTCAGTCGACCTATCGGAGCGATTGGGCGAGATAGAGCTTGGCTGGAAAGTGCGTTGGCATCGGGATCATATTCTCTCATCGTTGACGGGGAACCCTCCCTCTCAGCAATTCAGAACTATCCCATTCTTAACCAACCATGAAACAGCAGGAAACTCGAGTCCGACACAAAACTTCAAAGCTGTAGATGCAGAGACAGGCTGCCTTATCACAGCCGGGTATGAGATCGCCGTTCTATATTACGCCAGCTTCATGTCTGGGGATGAAAACGGCACAGTTGATGGCCAGTTTCGTGAGACTAATTATCATATGCTCAACAACTCCGTTTTCCTTGCCACCAGTGGGCCCATGTCAAAGTTCCGAGTTCAACCAGAACGCATGCTGGGCTTGAGCGATCTCCTTTCATTGGTCAAGATATCCGGCTGCAGAATGCCCTTCCTCGCTAACAAGCATGTACGGGATGGAGATAGCGCCACATACGAACTCCTTTATCCATGTGCCTCGGCTATCATCTATCCGATGGGCAAGGATCATCTTTACAGCAACCATCCTGATTTTGACAGAATCTGTACCTTGGAAGTCTCATATCCACTTACGCTGGAGATAATCAAATTTCTTTACCACTGGAGGCGTATGGTCAAGTTGAGAAGCCAATCGTCTGATACCAACGAAGACGAATCCTCTTCCCTGAAAGACGAAGAAACCCATGCCTGGAACTTCTTCGTCAGACACTCAGTTCTCACTGGTACACAGGTATCGGGCTTTTCAGGAGAAAGACAAGAGTGGAGGCTTGAACTGGAAGCAAGCCCTGGCTGGAAGACAAACCGACAATCGGTGCCAGTGGACAACTTAGTGTCAGAGTTCGCGGAGCTCATGAATTTTTGGAACTCCGAAGCctttgatgctgttgagaagctggtgAAAGAACTGGATATTACAAAGACCACTCGGGAAATACAGCACTGGCACAGGACTCTTGGCCGCTTTTCAACAACCTTCTGTGGCCGAGGATGGAAGGGCGACGCCGACGCCCAGCGCTCGCTAGCAGAGGCGAAGCTTCGAACGTTGAAGAAAGCGCACGAGTTCCTCTTCAACACTTTCAGTCAGCTATTCCCCACAGGTGCTAAGAAAGAGACAATGTTTTTGATGCCGATGAATTTTGATGAGATTTCTCAGTTATCGGAGGAATGGCTGGGAGGTTATCAAAACGAGAAAGAAGCGGTTGCGATCATGGAGCAGAGGTGGATGAACTGTACGAGCTTGTTTTCAGTGCTCGCTGAATCTGCGGAACTTCGTGGAGAAGCCAGACGAGTATTAGAGGGAAGACGGGAGATGTCGAGAATGTTTGGCATTGGGAGGGAATCTGAAAGGATTGTGGTCGAATAA
- a CDS encoding phosphotransferase, which produces MLHVLSLAYHGVTCPMSNSTASSVAVTKAQQRFDHLAWTLNGEAWEKSYKRLFLKSTCHQVVSFVENVCDQTASLVPSITLGGHNVLYPVRCDGDGFDIVVRQPCPDLVQFREEKTRDEGATISYLAQNSAVRVPELFFHTSSSRIGPAMILLFIKSERSMSDALADPGKDPGEIRVLDPEIHEEDLRRLYGKMCRLLIQLFEPTLHTIGSLVEVGNNHSVAGRPITHNMNDMVCKASIPKLVPPSSSQVYHSADEWYAASAAMHMAQLLFQHNDLVDSEDDCRNKYVARYLFHLLAKKGHLSAFGFLEDNWSAQSQSLELSCSMPCGTDSFRLWCDDLRPQNILLDHHDNIVAALDWEFAYSAPTQFSLDPPWWLLLQLPELWPSGIDDWSQVYEARLRTWLLAMEDEKWGEGINFPANLSTYLRESWLSGRFWLDYATRKSWAFDTIFRKYPE; this is translated from the coding sequence ATGTTGCATGTTCTCTCACTCGCATACCATGGAGTAACCTGCCCAATGTCTAATTCTACCGCTTCCTCCGTTGCAGTTACCAAAGCCCAGCAACGTTTTGACCATCTTGCATGGACATTGAATGGAGAAGCTTGGGAGAAATCATACAAGCGGCTTTTTCTCAAATCGACCTGTCATCAGGTTGTGTCTTTTGTCGAGAATGTTTGCGATCAGACTGCATCCTTAGTCCCTTCAATCACCTTGGGCGGGCACAATGTTCTCTATCCAGTCCGCTGCGATGGAGACGGCTTCGATATTGTTGTTCGGCAACCCTGCCCCGATCTGGTACAGTTCCGGGAAGAAAAGACTCGCGATGAAGGTGCAACCATATCTTACCTTGCCCAAAACAGTGCTGTACGGGTTCCAGAACTCTTCTTTCACACTTCGTCATCACGCATCGGACCGGCTATGATCTTATTATTCATAAAAAGTGAGCGGAGCATGTCAGACGCCCTCGCGGACCCTGGCAAGGATCCGGGGGAGATACGGGTTCTGGACCCAGAGATCCATGAAGAGGATCTGAGAAGGCTTTACGGGAAGATGTGTAGGCTTCTGATCCAGCTCTTCGAGCCAACCCTACATACGATCGGGTCATTGGTCGAGGTTGGTAACAACCATTCAGTAGCTGGTCGACCAATCACCCACAATATGAACGACATGGTATGCAAGGCTTCTATTCCAAAATTAGTCCCTCCATCATCGAGCCAGGTGTATCACAGTGCCGATGAATGGTACGCCGCTTCGGCAGCTATGCACATGGCTCAGTTGCTTTTCCAGCATAACGATCTTGTTGACTCGGAGGACGACTGCCGAAACAAGTATGTGGCACGATACTTGTTTCATTTACTCGCAAAGAAGGGTCATCTGTCTGCTTTTGGGTTTCTTGAGGATAATTGGTCAGCCCAGTCCCAGTCTTTGGAATTATCGTGCTCAATGCCTTGTGGAACTGACTCTTTTCGACTGTGGTGCGACGATCTGAGGCCCCAAAATATTCTTTTAGACCATCACGACAATATTGTGGCAGCTCTTGACTGGGAGTTCGCATATTCCGCTCCTACGCAATTCAGCCTCGATCCGCCCTGGTGGCTGTTGCTGCAGCTTCCAGAGCTGTGGCCGTCTGGAATCGATGATTGGTCGCAGGTCTACGAAGCCAGACTCAGAACCTGGCTACTTGCAATGGAAGATGAGAAATGGGGAGAGGGAATCAACTTTCCGGCAAACCTATCAACTTATTTGCGTGAGAGCTGGTTGAGTGGTCGCTTCTGGCTTGACTACGCTACGAGAAAGAGTTGGGCATTCGATACAATATTCCGGAAGTACCCTGAATGA